A stretch of DNA from Leucobacter luti:
CATCGTGATCGCACTCACGGTCTACACCTTCGCACTGCTGTTTGGCGGAGTCATTGAGGCGCTGCACTCCGTGCCAGAGGAGACCATGCAGGCATCAGCAGCGATGGGCATGGGACCTGTCCGGCGGTTGTTCCAGATCGAGCTTCCGATGGCGATCCCAGTGATTGCCGCGAACCTTCGAGTGGCAGCGGTGTCAAACGTCAGCCTCGTCAGCGTCGGCGCCCTCATCGGCGTTGGTGGCCTCGGCGACCTGTTCACTGAGGGATTCCAGCGCTCCTACCTCGTGCCGATTGTGTGGGGCATCATCTTCACCGTGGTGCTCGCGCTGCTCGTTGACCTGGTGGTCGTCGTGCTGGAGCGACTGGCCACGCCTTGGGTTCGGGCGGGAGAAGCACGATGATCTTCACACAGATTTGGGCGTTCCTCTCGAACCCGGTGAACTGGTCAGGACCAGAGGGTATTCCAGTGCGCTTGCTCGAGCATCTCGGCTACACGGCGATCGTGATCCTGATCGCACTCGCCATCGCACTTCCGCTCGGCGCGATCATCGGCCACACCCGCCGCGGTGCGTGGCTCGTGATCGGAGTGGCGAACGCCTCACGCGCGCTGCCAACACTCGGGCTCCTCACGCTCATGGTGCTGCTCCTCGGACTCGGTTTCCTACCCGCGGTGATCGTGCTCGTGATCCTCGCAATTCCGCCGATCCTCACTGCAACCTACGCCGGCATCCGTGGCGTCTCCCCCACAGTCGTCGATGCCGCGCGAGGTATGGGCATGCCGGAATGGCAGATCCTCCTCACCGTCGAGCTCCCGATCGCAATGCCGATCGTGCTCGGTGGGCTCCGCTCCGCGATCCTGCAGGTCGTGGCCACCGCGACCGTCGCCGCGTACATCGCGCTCGGCGGGCTCGGCAGATTCCTCCTCGATGGCCTGGCGCTCCGCGACTACGGCCAGATGGCCGTGGGCGCGATTCTGGTCGCAGCGCTCGCGATCGCGATTGACCTGCTCTTCCTCGCCTTCGGAACCCGGAAGCCGAAGCCGGCGCAGAAGGCACCCGAAACCACCACCCAATTGATACTCACACGTGAAAAGGAATCATGAAAAGGACACTGACTACCGCCACGGCGGGGCTCGCTGCACTCGCCCTCGTCGGCACGCTCGCTGCCTGCAGCAGCCCGGATGCCCTCAGCGGCGAGGATCCCGCTGGCGGCTCGAGCGAGACGCTCACCATTGGCTCGGCAAACTTCTCCGAAAACGTCATCCTGGCGCACATCTACGCGGCAGCGCTGAATGACGCCGGTATCGAAACCACCGTCAAACCCAACATTGGCAGCCGCGAAGTCTTCGTGCCTGCGCTCGAAGACGGTTCGATCGACCTGATCCCGGAGTACAGCGGCGCGCTGATGGCCTTCCTCGATCCGTCGATTGATGACGTGTTCGCTTCTGAGGAGGTCTACGAGTCACTCGGAGAGGTCCTGCCTGAGGGACTCACCATGCTCGAGATGAGCCCTGCCGAAGACAAGGACACCCTGGTGGTGACCGCGGAGACGGCACAGAAATTCAAGCTGAAATCGATCGCCGACCTTGAGCCCGTTGCCGGAGAGCTGGTGCTCGGTGGGCCACCCGAGACAAAGGATCGCCGCGCGGGGATCCCCGGCCTCAAGACCCTCTACAACGTGGTGTTCAAGGAGTTCAAGTCAGTCGACCTGGGCGGCCCCCTCACCGTTGGCGGGTTGAAGAACGGCGACCTCGACGTCGGTCTGATGTTCACGACGCAGCCGGCGATTGCGGAGAACGATTTCGTCTCACTGGAAGATCCGAACAACATGTCACTCGCCGAGAACATCGTGCCGATCGTGCGCGAGGATCAGGCATCAGACACCGTGGTTCAGGCACTCAACGCCGTCTCTGCGAAGCTGACCACCGAGGATCTGATCCAGATGAATCGCGAGGTCGAGATCGAAAAGAAGGATCCCGAGAAAGTAGCGCGCGCTTTCGTCGACGGAGATGTGAAGTAGCGAGCGGCCTCATCCTGCGTCTGCTGCGGCCAGCCAGAGTCCGCTGGCCGCAGCAGACGCGCTGCGTGCGTGTCGGCCAAGCAGTGGCGTCATTCTCCCCGCCCCGGCGCACCCAGCACCCTTGTCAGCACCGGTTCAGTGAGCATGACCCCCCATCCACACGAGCAGACCGACGCAGAGTACGAGCAGGATCGCCGCGCTGAACACCGGTGCCGTCGCGATCCCGGTGGCGACCACGGGGAACGCAAGCACGACTGACGCGACGGTAGCGCCCACGACGGCGACGCTCGCTGCGGCCGCCACGCGACGCCGCCGCATCACGTTGATCGCCTGCCGCCGCATACCGATCCGGTCGAGCGCAACATACAGCTCTTCGTGCTCCAAGACTTCAACGGTCTGGGTCATCGCCGCCTGATACGCGACCACGAGAAACGACACTGCGGCGAGCGCGAGCAGCAGTACACGGGCGTCTGAGATCAACAGCAGCTGATCTGGGCGCATCACCTCGCGACTAATGCTCCTGCTGATCGTGTCGACATACCCGAGCAGGGAGACGGCCGGGATCAGGATAAACGTGGTCAGCGCAAGCGTGGACACGCTCCGCCAGGCGGCGCGCGGATCTTCGAGGAGACCACGTGCAGCGATGAGCCATGCCGGATCAGAAGTCCGCTCCACGATCCACCGCGCAACGAGGGCGACGACGAACGGCCCCACCAGTCCCAGCACTCCCATCACGGCGAGCACGACCGCGGTGAGCGCTCCCAGCAGCACGACCAAACCCCACCCGGGCGATACGAGATGGGTGACGAGCGCTGCTGCGCCCACAACGACAACGGCGACCACGAGTCTGATCCAGCTCATCGTGGGCGCCTCTTGCCGCGTGCGCACCCCCAGTGGGGAGAGCACGACCCGGCGCAACCCGAGCAGCGCACTCAACACGGCGATCGCCACGAGCGCGAGCGGGATCGACGCCGAGACTCCCCAGGGCAACCACAGTTCTGATGCTCGCAACGGTGCTCCGTGCACCGTGAGCAGCGACAACCCGAACGGCAGCCCGAGCGCGAGCACCGTCCCGGCCAACACTCCGAGCGCGGCGATCACCCCGACCTCTGCGAGCGCGAGTAGCCGCACACTCCGCGAGGTCGCGCCGAGCAACCTGAGCGTCGCCAGGCGAGCGTCCCTACTGCGGACAGCGAGACGCGCTGACGCGGCGCCGAGAGTGATCAGTGGCACAACCAGCAACACGACGAGCCCGAACGCGAGAGCCCGATACCCAATCTCGTCAGTGCGGGCCGTCCAGAACGCCGATGCGAGCATTGCGACGCCAAACGTCAGCAGAGTGGTGATGCAGGACGCGACGATCTGCAGCGCCGCAATCCTTGCCGAGGCCCGGCTGGGACGGATGAGGAGCAACGCGGCGTGGGGATTCATGCCGCGCCCTCGATCCGTCCGTCGCGCAGGCGAATCACCCGGTCGCACCTCGAGGCAACTTGCGCGTCATGCGTGACAATGAGGAGTGCCCGGTGCGCATCGGGCCCTGTGGCGAGCAACACCTCAAGGACCTCCTCGGCGGTGTGTGAGTCTAGCGCGCCAGTCGGTTCATCCGCGAAGATCACGCTGGGATCAGCGACGAGGGCTCGGGCAATCGCGACACGCTGCGCCTGTCCCCCGGAGAGCTGCCCAATTCTGCGCGCTTCGAGGCCTGCGAGGCCCAAGCGCTGCAGCTCCGCCACAGCGCGAGTGTTCGCCACGGCGCGGGAGGCGCCCGCGAGCAGCAGCGGCAGCGCGACGTTCTCCGTCGCGGTGAGCTCGGGCAACAGCAGCCCCTGTTGGAACACGAACCCGAACCGCCGCAGCCGGATCGCCGATCGTGCCGCGTCTGAGAGGGCCACCAGGTTGTCTGAGCCGCTGCCATCACCGCGCCGCAGGAAGACCCCACCGTGCTCGGCGGGAAGGATACCGGCGAGCACGTGCAGCAGCGTGGACTTTCCAGATCCGCTCGGCCCGGTGATCGCCACGGACTCACCCGGCGCGATACTCACGGCTGCATCGATGAGAGCTCGCGTACCCCCGAACGATTTCCCAGCACCCCGCGCCTGGAGCAGCCAGCGCTGCTCCCGTGACTGCGCTGGTGGGCTGGTGGTGGGATCGACCCTGGTGGTGTCCACAGATGCTCTCCTCAGAGGCGTCGTACACGGGCGGGCGTTCCGCCCCCTGTTTTCACGCTAGGGGTCTGGACATTGCGCGACCACCACCCACGGGTGGAACGCGTGGGACTTCGACCCGCGGATGGTGGTTCAGCCCGCACTGCGCTCGGGACAGTGCAGCGAGTGATGGTCCGTCCCACCGGCGGGGTGCGAGAACGAGAACAGGAGCAGAGTCGCTGGCACGCTAATCTCCCCGGCGACACTGCAGGGCTCGGGGCGCTGGGGCACTGGTGCTGCGGAGGCCCTGAATCTCGCGAGCGCTTTCTCCGCCTGGCTTTGGGCTGGGGTCCACTTCGCCTGTTGCGTGCTCCCCGGGGGTGAGCCACCCGCTATTCGGGAATGAGATACTCGCGAAACGCTTGCGCCGCAGGCGATGGGTTGAAGCCGCTCCATGCCAAGTATTCGATCCGGGTGGGTCCATCGACGATCGGGATCGTGCGGAGTGCACTGTTGCCGGGGACCACAGCAGGAGACAAGAGCGCCACAACAAGGTTCTGAGCGACGAGACTGAGGATCAGATTCGTGTCCATCGCTTCAAACGCGACTTCACGGTGGACACCTGCCGCTTGGAACGCCAGGTCTGAGGGTATCCGGCCGGGAGAGTTCTCAGGGAAATCGACGAACCTTTCCTCGCGCAGCTCCGAGAGGCTGAGACTCGCTTTCTCCGCGAGCGCGTGCTGGGAGGAGGTCACCGCGACAAGGCGCTCCCGTGCCAGCACGCTCGAGCTCACGCCCTGCGGTGGCATGGAGTCTGGGAGCCCCAGCACGGCAACGTCCATATGCCCGTGCCGAATGGCGGTGATGAAATCATTGCTCGCTCCACCGCGCAACCGGATCCGTACCTCAGGATGTGCGCGATGAAAGGCACCAAGCGCAGCGGGCAAGTCGACCGCGGTGACTGTGGGGATGATCCCGATCGTGAGCGTGCCGCGAATCTCGCCGGTGGTAGCCACTGCATCGTTGATCGCGCGATCCGCTGCTGCCAGACTTGCCCGAGCGGCGAGGAGGAAGGCCGTGCCCGCCGCCGTGATCTCCACTCGCCGGCTCGTGCGCGCGAACAACTGCACCCCCAGTTCGCGCTCGAGAGACTTGATCTGGTGGCTGAGTGCGGATTGCACCACACGACAGCGCTCAGCCGCACGCGTGAAGCTGCCCTCCTCCGCCACCGCAACGACGTATCGCATCTGCTGCAATTCCACACACTCATGATTGCAGCTCATGTGTGAAATGACAACAATGTGTTGGACTCATGAATCAAAGAAGTTCACACTACACAGTGTGACCACAACGACAGCAGCTCTCCCGACCGCGCGCGGAACACACCAGGCGGCGTGGATCCTCATGACCGCGATCGCCCCGGCAATCTGGGGCACGACCTACATTGTGACTACGCGCTTCCTTCCCGAAGGGCACCCCCTGTTCGCAGCCCTCATGAGGTCGTTGCCCGCCGGGATCATTGCGCTGCTGATCGCGCGCCAGCTCCCGCGCGGATCCTGGTGGTGGAAGAGCCTCGTGCTCGGCACCCTGAACATGGCCGCATTTTTCCCACTGCTCTTCATCTCTGCGCAGCATCTCCCTGGCGGGGTCGCGGCGACACTCGGCGCAGCCCAACCCATTGTGGTGTCCTTCCTCGCCGTCGCGCTCTTGCACGAGCGACTCTCACCCTGGCGGCTCGGCTGGGGAGTTGCGGGCATGCTCGGCGTCGCCCTCGTCGTGCTCGGGCCAGGCGCAGGACTCGATCTGATCGGGATCCTCGCCGGACTCGGCGGCGCAGTCTCGATGGGCGTCGGCGTAGTCCTGACGAAGAAATGGGGACGACCCGAGGGCGTCTCAGCCATTGCGCTTGCCGGGTGGCAGCTCACCGCGGCCGGCCTCGTGCTCCTCCTCCCCGCGCTCCTCATCGATGGCGTTCCTGCTGAGTTGGACCCTGCAGCCTTCGGAGGCTACCTCTGGCTCGGGCTCGTCGGCGCACTCCTGAGCTACACGATCTGGTTCTCCGGGATCCGGAAACTGCCCGTGACCTCCACGGCACTCCTGGGGCTCCTGTCACCGCTCGTCGCGGCGATCCTGGGTTCCGCCCTCGCTGCAGAGGCACTCACGCTCGTCCAGCTCATAGGATTTGCCATCGCACTCGCAGCGATGGTGGCTGGTCAGCTGGTGCGCACGCGGCCGCTGACGGGATGAGGGGCTCCTGGGGCGCTCAGGCGGTTCCCCTGAGTGCTGGAGTGACCGGAGCTCCCTTGCTCCCCAAGGTGCCGGCACTCCGCATTCCAGCGGAGCGGGCCTCTCCCCTGTCACTCTCGCCGCACCCGCGTTCATGGGTCGAATTTTGGGCCTTCCCCTCGCTGAAGCCCCAGTTTTCGACCCATCAACGAAGTGGCCCACGCGCGACCCCGCAAAGCAGGCCGCTCAGTGGGTGCGAAGGCCATCCCGGAGCACAGACACCGCCGCCCAAACCCCGCAGCACGCAGCCCGTAGCCCGCAACAACTCGCACCCCGCACCCACTCAAGCTCAGCGCGTCGCGAGGGCCGCCAGGAACTCCGCAGTTTCGCTCGCGATACGGACGGACTGGGTGTAGTGCAGATAGTGCTCGCCCGCGAGGGAAACCACCTGCCCGTGAGCCACGCTCGCCGCTTGACGCTCGTGGAGCTCCAGCCAGCCAGCTACATCGTCGCCACTCGCGTCGTCGGCGACAAAGAGGAGGAGCGGCAGATCTGCAGGAAAGGACTCACCACTGACGTTCGCAAAGTTCTCGCTCGAACGGGTGACTTCGTCGAGCAGCGTGCTCTCAACCGAGTTCTTCGTAGTGAGCAGCCGCATTTGCTCCTTCGTCTTCTCATCGTGGGGCAGCGCGGTGTTCGCGTCCCCCGACAGGGCAGTCAACGCGCGCAGTATCCCGAGGTCGCGAAGCTCAGCAAGCCCGCTCGTTGGAACAGGTTCGTCCCACCCCGGCTGGTCTGGCACACTGCTATCGATGCCGACAAATGCGATGAGTTCATCCGGAAATACCCGGCTGTACTCAAGCGCGTAGATTCCCGCGATCGAATGCCCCATCAGCACGTAGCGCTCGATTCCCAGCTGCTGCAGGGCCTCGTGGAGCTCGCGCGTGATGTTCTCCGCAGTGCGGGGCACGTCGGTCTGATCGCTCAGTCCGGTACCGAACGGTTCGATCGCGATCACGCGATGGGTGTCTTCGAGTTCCGAGATCAGCGGCGCAAAATCGAGCGCAGGCGCGGCCGTACCCAGCCCAGGCAACAGGACAATCGTCTCGGAGTCGGTGGCATCCCCCTCGCGAACGCCGGTGTCGACAACATTCATCTGTTTCCCGGCAACCGGGATGAGCGTGCCGTAGGGTGTGATCGCCTCCAATTCGGCTTTCGTCGCCACGGCATTCACGATTGCGGTGGTGCTGAGGAGCGCAATTGGCAGCGCCACGATGATTCCGATTACCGTCAGGGTGATCTTGAGGGGTTTCCGCATAGTGCTCGTTTCCGGTGCGGCTGTAAGGTCAGCCCGTGTATTGTCACCTCAGTACATCGGGCTCAGGACGATGCGGGTAGTGTCGCCACGTCACGCCAAAGGGTGACATCTGTCACGTCGGGTCCCAGATCTTAGGCCCACTGCGTATCTGAGTAGCGCAGCACGCTGGAGCAGAGTTCCATCTGAGAACCGCGACCCGGGGAGAGTGTTCATTCCAACTGCACCTGAGATGCGCCGCGAACGCGAGCTCGCGATGCTGCCCAGACTCGTGGCCGAGGCGACAGTCCTCGTGCGTGCTCCCCTGTTCGCATTGATGCAGCGCCTGTTGTCGCCGCTCAGGATCCACGGGCGGATCGACACGATCGCGAGCGCACCGTTGCCCGGCCCCGTTGCTCGGCACCGGTGACGAGTTCGACGACCGCTGCGATGTGCTTCTCGCCACGCCGGAGTTTCCGGGCCGGGGCGAGCCTCGCCGTGAGGGAGGCCGCTGCCAGGCGAAGTGACTGGGACCTGGCCGGCGCTTTAGACGGGGTGCGACGCCGCACCCCACTGCTGACAGGACTGTGTGCGGCGCTCACGATCCTGCTGTGGCAGTGGGACGCAGAGTTATCCACCGTCCTGGAGCGAGCCGAGCGCTCAGACGAACACGTTCGACGGCTCACCTCAGCGTGCACACGGCCGAGGCTCCCCTGGGGCAGGTGCTCGGACGAGCGCGCTGCCGATGATGCGCCTACCCAGATCATGCGAGATCAGCTTCATGTCAACGATGCCACCACCCACGTGGGCCGCTTGGTGGCCACTCATCTCACTCCTGCGCGTTTACCCCCAGCGAGGGTCGTTCGGGTCGGGAGAGTCGGTCCCGTCGCTGTCGGTCATGACGCGGGCGGCGCCGATCCATGAAGCGAGTTCGGTGTCGTGGAGGAGGTTCGGGCCCGGCACGCCCAGCACATCGGGGTGCGCCACGATGTCGAGGGGCGCATCGCTCGCGAAGATGAGGACGTTGCCGAGAGGCCCGTCTGCGTCATTCGGATCCGCATCGAGCACAACGGCAACCTGGGCGAAGACGGTGGCCAAAGTAGCCGCCTGTCGACGCGCGTATTCAAACGGGTGGCCGTCGAGCAGATTCACCACAACGATCCCGTCTGCAGCGGAACGCTCCGCGACCCGAGCGAAGAACTCTCGGCTGGCAACGCGCCGGTGAATCACGGCGGCGTCCCAGAGATCCACAATCGTAAACTGAGCTTCGGCCCACTCGGCCGCGACGGCGGTGCGCACGACAGCAGCCGGCGCACCGCCCCGTGAGGCCACTGGCGACGCGGTTGCCACCGCAGCCTCCTGAAGCGACCGCAGAGAACTATCGGGAAGAGCAGTGTCCGCGACGTCGCGAGCGTCACCGAAAATCACGCGCACATCGTTCCCCTGCGGCAGCGGGAGCGCCTCGAGCATCTCGGCGTACAGTTCAGGCTCGAACTCAACGACCAATTGAGGCGAGCCGGCGCGGGTTGCTTCGACATAGCGCGCGAGCGTGAGCGCGCCAGCTCCGAGATGCACGAAACGGAGGCGAGAGCCGGATGGGGCCGCCGCGTCGATCGCCCTGGCGATATGGCGGGTGTATGGGTATGCGAGTTTGGTGGGGTCAGCCAGCGAGACGATGGACTGCGCGATTCCGTCAACACTCAGCTCGAAGCGATCAGATCGCAGCCTCGACCTCGTCAGGGTCGCCGATCGGCCGGTGAGCGTGAACGACAGTTTTCGACGGTTCTTCAGCACTGCATCAGTCTAGGTCCGGTGCAGCCTTGTTGCAGGCGTGCACGCCCTACCAGCCGTTGGGGTCAGATGTACGTTCTGGTGACAAGTGGAAACCAAACCGTGGATCAGGTCAATCAGTCTCCTCAAAGAGCACCAGACCCCAACAGATTCAGCACTGAACCCACCGGTGATGACGGTCGCTCAGGTCGGGCGGCACCAGCGGAGGGTTGTCCGGATTCTTGCAAGCCAGCGTCAAGAAGCAAATCACGGAACGTGGGCCGCACATTGTGTGGTTTGAAAGGCTCACGTCTTCTCTTGTGGAAGATGGTCGACTCCGGCGAGAGCGCCTGCTCGGCTGCGAGTCGTGCCCGGAAGACTTTACCGAAAGATGGGCGACGAGGATGCAGCGGATCGAGAGATGCGGTGTGGCGTGGTCTTGCCGTGCGTGCCCCAGTGGCTTTTTCCGGAGGATGGTTCCTGTGACGTCGACACTATCCATCGGGAGTGTCAGTGACGACAGACGGGCGCAACGCGAGTCCAACTCCTGGTCACAGCGAGATCCCGAGGAATAGTTCGAGGAAATCGCGGACTTCTACCCTCGGGTGGAAGTCCGCGCAGGCCCCCGGCGCACTCAGTCGTCGCTGCCCTCACCAGCCGGAGCCCGCAACAGTTCCTGGCTCAGCCAGGGGGCAATCTCGCGTTTTCCAGCGGGGGAGAAATGCACTCGGTCGTCCAAGTACCGGTCCTCGCCCTCCTCAGTTTGGGTGCCACACTCCTCGTCGCTGCAGAGTTGCCCCTGGAGATCCAGGAGTTCGATCCCTGGGTGATCCCGCAGCACCGCCGCCAAGATCCGGTTGAAGGCCAGTCCCTGTTCCGGACTCAGGATGCCGTTGTGCAGTCGAGCGTTGGCCAGCAGTACCCGAGTTCCCGGCATCGCTGTCACTTCGATGGCCTCCTCCAGGGCACTCCGATAGCGGTCTGCAAATCCCGGGTCAGTGAGATCCGTCCAAACCCCGTCAATCTCCTGCTCGACGGCGTCCCAGGCGATGTGCACCACGATTATGCTGGGCCGGGTTGACCGGATTTCCTCCCGCCAGCGCTCCTGCCAAGGGAGACAGCCCCGGGGAGAGGGCTGCTCAATGCCCGCGCGGGTACGCTGGGCGCTACTGCCCGATATACCGCAGCCGGGGATGCCGCCGTCCGTCACAGTAAAGGCGGCAGAGGCGTTCCGAGACAAGGCCGATGCGAGGTCGTTGGCGAGTGAGTCCCCCAGGGTCAACACCCGGGTCTCCCCGTGCCCCTCCGGGGTTCGCTGTACCAGCTCCGGGACCACCAGCACCGCGGCGGTCACGGTCACCATCAACCCGGTAAACAACGCCGTTCCTCGGCGTGCCCAGTGGCGGAGCCGAATCGGCTCCCCAACCAAGTGGTGGAGACCGCTCGCCAAGCCCAGCGAGAGGGGGATGCCCAGAATGGCAATGTCCGCCGGAGACACGGTGGGATCCACGGCCTGAATCGTCCAGTACACAGGCAGGTGCACCAGGAAGAGCGTGTAAGAAATTTTCCCGGTTTCCACGAGCGGGGGCCACGCAAACAAGCGGCTGATCAGATTGCGTCGGCACGTGAGCGTGAGCACCAGGATACCGCCGAGCAGCGCCACCGCGGTGAAGCCGAAACGATACAACCAAGGCTCTTCGTAGGACGTCGCCCGCACTGAAAGGATGATGATTCCGAGCAGCGCTGCCAGGGAG
This window harbors:
- a CDS encoding ABC transporter permease → MIQWLADNAARVAQLAGLHATLALAATVIGLLLAVVVGSLVARRPRISGVLLTASGVLFTIPSLTLFIFIPLIIGTQILDPQNIVIALTVYTFALLFGGVIEALHSVPEETMQASAAMGMGPVRRLFQIELPMAIPVIAANLRVAAVSNVSLVSVGALIGVGGLGDLFTEGFQRSYLVPIVWGIIFTVVLALLVDLVVVVLERLATPWVRAGEAR
- a CDS encoding ABC transporter permease; its protein translation is MIFTQIWAFLSNPVNWSGPEGIPVRLLEHLGYTAIVILIALAIALPLGAIIGHTRRGAWLVIGVANASRALPTLGLLTLMVLLLGLGFLPAVIVLVILAIPPILTATYAGIRGVSPTVVDAARGMGMPEWQILLTVELPIAMPIVLGGLRSAILQVVATATVAAYIALGGLGRFLLDGLALRDYGQMAVGAILVAALAIAIDLLFLAFGTRKPKPAQKAPETTTQLILTREKES
- a CDS encoding ABC transporter substrate-binding protein translates to MKRTLTTATAGLAALALVGTLAACSSPDALSGEDPAGGSSETLTIGSANFSENVILAHIYAAALNDAGIETTVKPNIGSREVFVPALEDGSIDLIPEYSGALMAFLDPSIDDVFASEEVYESLGEVLPEGLTMLEMSPAEDKDTLVVTAETAQKFKLKSIADLEPVAGELVLGGPPETKDRRAGIPGLKTLYNVVFKEFKSVDLGGPLTVGGLKNGDLDVGLMFTTQPAIAENDFVSLEDPNNMSLAENIVPIVREDQASDTVVQALNAVSAKLTTEDLIQMNREVEIEKKDPEKVARAFVDGDVK
- a CDS encoding ABC transporter ATP-binding protein; the encoded protein is MDTTRVDPTTSPPAQSREQRWLLQARGAGKSFGGTRALIDAAVSIAPGESVAITGPSGSGKSTLLHVLAGILPAEHGGVFLRRGDGSGSDNLVALSDAARSAIRLRRFGFVFQQGLLLPELTATENVALPLLLAGASRAVANTRAVAELQRLGLAGLEARRIGQLSGGQAQRVAIARALVADPSVIFADEPTGALDSHTAEEVLEVLLATGPDAHRALLIVTHDAQVASRCDRVIRLRDGRIEGAA
- a CDS encoding LysR family transcriptional regulator; the encoded protein is MELQQMRYVVAVAEEGSFTRAAERCRVVQSALSHQIKSLERELGVQLFARTSRRVEITAAGTAFLLAARASLAAADRAINDAVATTGEIRGTLTIGIIPTVTAVDLPAALGAFHRAHPEVRIRLRGGASNDFITAIRHGHMDVAVLGLPDSMPPQGVSSSVLARERLVAVTSSQHALAEKASLSLSELREERFVDFPENSPGRIPSDLAFQAAGVHREVAFEAMDTNLILSLVAQNLVVALLSPAVVPGNSALRTIPIVDGPTRIEYLAWSGFNPSPAAQAFREYLIPE
- a CDS encoding DMT family transporter; this translates as MTTTTAALPTARGTHQAAWILMTAIAPAIWGTTYIVTTRFLPEGHPLFAALMRSLPAGIIALLIARQLPRGSWWWKSLVLGTLNMAAFFPLLFISAQHLPGGVAATLGAAQPIVVSFLAVALLHERLSPWRLGWGVAGMLGVALVVLGPGAGLDLIGILAGLGGAVSMGVGVVLTKKWGRPEGVSAIALAGWQLTAAGLVLLLPALLIDGVPAELDPAAFGGYLWLGLVGALLSYTIWFSGIRKLPVTSTALLGLLSPLVAAILGSALAAEALTLVQLIGFAIALAAMVAGQLVRTRPLTG
- a CDS encoding alpha/beta fold hydrolase is translated as MRKPLKITLTVIGIIVALPIALLSTTAIVNAVATKAELEAITPYGTLIPVAGKQMNVVDTGVREGDATDSETIVLLPGLGTAAPALDFAPLISELEDTHRVIAIEPFGTGLSDQTDVPRTAENITRELHEALQQLGIERYVLMGHSIAGIYALEYSRVFPDELIAFVGIDSSVPDQPGWDEPVPTSGLAELRDLGILRALTALSGDANTALPHDEKTKEQMRLLTTKNSVESTLLDEVTRSSENFANVSGESFPADLPLLLFVADDASGDDVAGWLELHERQAASVAHGQVVSLAGEHYLHYTQSVRIASETAEFLAALATR
- a CDS encoding spermidine synthase gives rise to the protein MLKNRRKLSFTLTGRSATLTRSRLRSDRFELSVDGIAQSIVSLADPTKLAYPYTRHIARAIDAAAPSGSRLRFVHLGAGALTLARYVEATRAGSPQLVVEFEPELYAEMLEALPLPQGNDVRVIFGDARDVADTALPDSSLRSLQEAAVATASPVASRGGAPAAVVRTAVAAEWAEAQFTIVDLWDAAVIHRRVASREFFARVAERSAADGIVVVNLLDGHPFEYARRQAATLATVFAQVAVVLDADPNDADGPLGNVLIFASDAPLDIVAHPDVLGVPGPNLLHDTELASWIGAARVMTDSDGTDSPDPNDPRWG
- a CDS encoding acyltransferase family protein yields the protein MRAVAILSVLLFHTGLYSNGLFGVDLFFLLSGFLITLTMLREYHRTGIVHLGRFYSRRAKRLLPLLALTLGATLLAVYIWGSRAELTRFGEQALASLVYLTNWEQIASGQEYWDGFGALNPLGHMWSLAITEQFYLVWPVLLLSVLLLGRMLSRRGSGGLRWQRSPISALLVLLVGGIGAIVAAAQPALRFDGTNADRMYLGTDTHTVGLFVGAVMAAISYLLLQYSGKNGQRARTGAGVVWGRVITWVLMSTLSLAALLGIIILSVRATSYEEPWLYRFGFTAVALLGGILVLTLTCRRNLISRLFAWPPLVETGKISYTLFLVHLPVYWTIQAVDPTVSPADIAILGIPLSLGLASGLHHLVGEPIRLRHWARRGTALFTGLMVTVTAAVLVVPELVQRTPEGHGETRVLTLGDSLANDLASALSRNASAAFTVTDGGIPGCGISGSSAQRTRAGIEQPSPRGCLPWQERWREEIRSTRPSIIVVHIAWDAVEQEIDGVWTDLTDPGFADRYRSALEEAIEVTAMPGTRVLLANARLHNGILSPEQGLAFNRILAAVLRDHPGIELLDLQGQLCSDEECGTQTEEGEDRYLDDRVHFSPAGKREIAPWLSQELLRAPAGEGSDD